From a region of the Spirochaetota bacterium genome:
- a CDS encoding prenyltransferase, whose product MGSKYAKLILGPMRIPFLILNPVCVILGAATASWSGYELNYYYLALALVGAISIHISVNALNEYYDFTSGLDLNTKPTPFSGGSGTLPQNPDKPHFALITGLISLGVTILIGIYFLLVWGLWLLPLGLFGIIIVIAYTNWVTKNPVLCLIAPGMGFGILMVMGTDFVLTGTYSWTSFLASLVPFFLVSDLLLLNQFPDVEADQAVGRRHFPIVIGRHASVWIYGIFLAGAFSSVIVGYLCGFFPAEAFIALAAVFIAVPTVMGVARNADDIPKLIPYMGRNVIINILTPLLLAVGLFIGQ is encoded by the coding sequence ATGGGTAGTAAATATGCAAAATTAATATTAGGACCAATGAGAATACCATTTCTCATATTAAATCCTGTTTGTGTTATTCTGGGCGCTGCTACAGCCTCATGGTCGGGATACGAGTTAAATTATTATTACCTTGCCTTAGCCCTTGTTGGAGCCATCTCAATACACATCAGTGTTAATGCGCTTAATGAATACTATGATTTTACCAGTGGTTTAGATTTAAACACAAAGCCTACACCCTTCAGCGGAGGTAGCGGCACCCTTCCACAAAATCCTGACAAGCCACATTTCGCTTTAATAACGGGCCTCATTTCCCTGGGCGTTACAATTCTTATAGGTATATATTTCCTCTTAGTATGGGGATTGTGGCTTCTGCCCTTAGGCTTATTCGGTATAATAATCGTAATTGCTTATACGAATTGGGTTACTAAGAATCCAGTGCTATGCTTGATCGCTCCTGGAATGGGTTTCGGCATACTGATGGTAATGGGAACTGACTTTGTGCTCACCGGTACATACTCCTGGACATCATTCTTGGCTTCATTAGTGCCGTTTTTCCTGGTGAGTGATCTTTTGCTTCTAAATCAATTTCCGGATGTTGAGGCTGATCAAGCAGTAGGTAGAAGGCATTTCCCCATTGTAATCGGGAGACATGCCAGTGTATGGATCTATGGGATATTCCTTGCCGGCGCATTCTCTTCAGTCATAGTAGGGTATTTATGTGGGTTCTTCCCTGCTGAGGCCTTTATTGCTCTTGCTGCTGTTTTTATAGCTGTTCCAACTGTGATGGGTGTTGCCAGAAATGCTGATGACATACCTAAGCTTATCCCATATATGGGAAGAAATGTTATCATAAATATTTTAACCCCCTTATTGCTGGCGGTTGGTCTATTTATTGGACAATGA
- a CDS encoding MBL fold metallo-hydrolase has product MTMKITSHICQVGGSEESHVSDASVFLIVDGSEAVLVDAGTGRGHNEIIGNIDRVGVKLGDIKYLFLTHCHYDHTGGANALRIATDCKVIAHELDSAFIENGNSEVTAASWYGATMEPTPVDIKVQHSPADFRVGSIELKFYHTPGHSPGSAVLTAFSDGRLVLFGQDVHGPLNDVILSNRGDYLQSLEFMLSLEADIICEGHFGVYFGKENVRRYIESFL; this is encoded by the coding sequence ATGACCATGAAGATTACTTCACACATATGCCAGGTCGGGGGTTCAGAGGAATCCCATGTCTCTGATGCGTCTGTATTTTTGATTGTTGACGGCAGTGAAGCTGTGCTTGTGGATGCCGGAACCGGAAGGGGGCACAATGAGATTATTGGTAATATTGATAGGGTGGGCGTTAAATTAGGGGATATTAAGTATCTTTTTTTGACGCATTGTCATTATGATCACACAGGTGGTGCTAATGCCCTTCGGATAGCAACGGATTGTAAGGTGATAGCTCATGAGTTGGATTCTGCATTCATTGAGAATGGAAATTCTGAGGTAACCGCCGCTTCTTGGTATGGCGCCACGATGGAACCCACACCCGTAGATATTAAGGTTCAGCATTCTCCTGCGGATTTTCGGGTTGGCAGCATTGAGCTAAAATTCTATCATACGCCTGGGCACTCCCCTGGATCTGCTGTATTGACCGCCTTTTCTGATGGCAGGTTAGTTCTCTTCGGGCAGGATGTGCATGGCCCTTTGAATGATGTGATACTCTCAAATAGGGGGGATTATCTGCAATCCCTGGAATTCATGCTATCACTTGAAGCTGACATCATTTGTGAAGGGCATTTTGGAGTCTATTTTGGGAAGGAGAATGTTAGACGATACATAGAATCTTTTCTATAA
- a CDS encoding sialidase family protein, translated as MWPFIGFGMSALALILILQNNEVSTSPIGWEKNFALTPMRIKAKNVQIAYKGNMIAAVYEGKEKGMAGIYASISFNGGKKFLQPIKIANITSIIEQRPHVAISSNGHIAVVWQSLVSNDPNSRIFYTVSTNMGASWQPPKRLFLPSEVELLPLAFYDDRGVLHIFYNGLKDKAFNLFHITSADEMSFKPPQPLISISERLRGAFFPAILLSGKYIFIAWQGKEEKLGILSDDIFFISSKDYGKSFSSSKRITENKANDASPSMVLSDDILYVAYQNNENKNWSIKLLRGFDRGNLWEKTAITISKTNADCYSPVIVNSNNNEIVTAWHDTGKKKPRIFARKFLISENKLSPIAMLSKNNISARKPVAIAMGRRVVVSWEGDKRIMTKYSDIHVDPPVVYSRTHPTDTWSRLSRAQIEWKHPMDESGIVGYATLVNDQEDFNPNIQNIDGNINSIKIPDLDNGVTYYHIRAIDGAGNYSRTIHYKIQVSRNPLPMPLVESPTHPEGKAVDSRSPILRWTMDETPRLKGFLYSISKGSIKKPDIFTIDFEMNFNDLEEGRYFFNIRSVDKTNFLSRVATYEIIAGKAEELDYDFYGKIAQGFVDEIETQTRITVSPKKKKPPPSVEIEFPFDIGKPHTSSAFMARIKTNNISQKNIIGYSTFVTNKSPMPLDRVNSRDKTINIEDLKSGEYIIGARCRYYRKKNGKRVLYWTKPIIKKFSVSLPIQNPPLVAYMEGISKRVSDHNVWITIPISLVTIILTFVTGVGTKLSFYARLFQLRIGNIIRML; from the coding sequence ATGTGGCCTTTCATTGGCTTTGGTATGTCAGCCCTTGCATTGATCCTTATCCTTCAAAACAATGAAGTATCCACTTCTCCTATTGGTTGGGAGAAGAATTTTGCCCTCACACCCATGAGGATCAAGGCAAAAAATGTACAGATTGCCTATAAGGGCAACATGATTGCGGCAGTGTATGAGGGCAAAGAGAAGGGAATGGCGGGGATATACGCCTCAATATCATTTAATGGCGGCAAAAAATTTCTTCAACCGATCAAAATCGCTAACATAACCTCTATCATTGAGCAGAGGCCTCATGTTGCCATCTCTAGCAATGGACATATTGCTGTGGTGTGGCAGAGTTTAGTCAGCAATGATCCAAACAGCAGGATATTTTACACAGTGTCAACCAATATGGGAGCCTCATGGCAGCCCCCGAAACGCCTTTTTTTGCCATCAGAGGTGGAGTTACTCCCATTGGCTTTTTATGATGACAGGGGTGTATTGCATATCTTTTATAATGGTCTCAAGGATAAAGCCTTCAATCTATTTCATATTACCAGCGCTGATGAGATGAGCTTTAAACCTCCTCAACCACTAATCAGCATCTCTGAAAGATTGAGGGGGGCATTCTTCCCGGCTATTCTTCTCTCAGGGAAATATATATTTATTGCCTGGCAGGGGAAGGAGGAAAAGCTGGGAATACTATCTGATGACATATTCTTCATCAGTTCAAAGGACTATGGCAAAAGCTTCAGTTCCAGCAAGAGAATTACCGAGAATAAGGCCAATGACGCCTCTCCTTCAATGGTACTGTCTGATGATATTCTATATGTTGCATACCAGAATAATGAAAACAAAAACTGGTCAATAAAGCTCTTAAGGGGGTTTGATAGGGGCAATTTATGGGAAAAAACAGCGATTACCATCTCAAAAACAAACGCTGACTGCTATTCACCGGTAATTGTGAATTCAAATAACAATGAAATAGTAACGGCATGGCATGATACCGGAAAGAAAAAACCTAGAATTTTCGCAAGAAAATTTCTAATTTCAGAGAACAAGCTCTCACCCATAGCCATGCTCTCAAAGAACAATATTTCTGCAAGAAAACCAGTCGCAATTGCAATGGGTAGAAGAGTTGTCGTTTCATGGGAGGGAGACAAAAGGATAATGACCAAGTATTCCGATATTCATGTGGACCCACCGGTAGTCTATTCCAGAACTCATCCCACAGATACATGGTCAAGATTATCACGCGCTCAAATTGAATGGAAACACCCGATGGATGAATCGGGCATTGTTGGTTATGCCACATTAGTTAACGATCAAGAGGATTTTAATCCTAACATTCAAAATATTGACGGCAATATCAACAGCATAAAAATACCCGATCTGGATAATGGCGTAACTTATTATCACATTAGGGCTATTGACGGAGCCGGCAATTACAGCAGGACGATACACTACAAAATTCAGGTTAGCAGAAACCCCCTACCCATGCCGCTTGTGGAATCACCTACACATCCTGAAGGGAAAGCTGTAGATTCCAGATCTCCCATTCTTCGATGGACTATGGATGAAACACCTCGTTTGAAGGGCTTCCTTTATAGCATCTCAAAGGGATCCATCAAGAAACCGGATATCTTCACAATAGATTTTGAGATGAATTTTAACGATTTAGAGGAAGGAAGATATTTTTTCAATATTAGATCAGTGGACAAGACTAATTTTCTAAGCAGAGTCGCCACATATGAGATCATTGCTGGGAAGGCCGAGGAGCTGGACTACGACTTCTATGGAAAAATTGCCCAGGGTTTTGTTGATGAAATCGAAACTCAGACAAGGATTACTGTTTCCCCAAAGAAAAAGAAGCCGCCCCCATCAGTTGAAATAGAATTTCCCTTTGATATTGGGAAACCCCACACCAGCTCTGCCTTTATGGCGCGCATAAAGACTAATAATATCAGCCAAAAGAATATTATTGGATATTCCACCTTTGTTACCAATAAAAGCCCAATGCCTTTAGACAGGGTAAATAGTAGGGATAAAACAATTAACATCGAGGATTTAAAGAGCGGAGAATACATCATAGGCGCTAGATGCAGGTATTATCGGAAAAAAAATGGCAAAAGGGTATTGTATTGGACGAAACCTATTATAAAAAAGTTTTCGGTTTCTCTTCCTATTCAAAATCCGCCATTAGTTGCCTATATGGAAGGCATATCCAAGAGGGTATCCGACCACAATGTCTGGATAACCATCCCCATCTCTCTGGTCACAATTATCCTCACCTTTGTAACAGGTGTTGGGACAAAGCTATCCTTTTACGCAAGGCTGTTCCAGTTGAGAATAGGCAACATTATTAGAATGCTCTAA